In the genome of Gloeotrichia echinulata CP02, one region contains:
- the hpnJ gene encoding hopanoid biosynthesis associated radical SAM protein HpnJ: MKKTLFLSPPSFDGFDGGAGSRYQAKREITSFWYPTWLAQPAALVPGSKLVDAPPHGQTVQDVLEIAKDYELVIMHTSTPSLANDVKCAEAIKAQNPDLQIGFVGAHVAVLPEDTLRDNPVIDFVCRNEFDYTCKELAEGKPWEEIKGLSYRDQNAHVRHNEERPLIHDWDAMPSVLPTYARDLDISKYFIGYLLHPYISFYTGRGCPAKCTFCLWPQTIGGHLYRHKTPEAVGREMEEAKAIFGDKVREYMFDDDTFTIDKHRAIAISEHMKRLKLTWSCNARANLDYDTLKTLRDNGLRLLLVGFESGNQDILNRIKKGIKLEVAREFMKNCHKLGITVHGTFIIGLPVENQETVEETIRFACELSPHTIQVSIAAPYPGTELYEQAKENGWFTNQALVANSGIQTSTLQYPSLSSAEIEDAVERMYRKFYFRPKAIIPIVREMLTDRQMLVRRLREGGEFFSYLKERRTQSVANAKSSQTAVV; encoded by the coding sequence GTGAAAAAAACGCTTTTCCTCAGTCCTCCTTCCTTCGATGGGTTTGATGGTGGTGCGGGTTCCCGGTACCAAGCCAAACGCGAAATTACGTCTTTTTGGTATCCCACATGGCTAGCCCAACCTGCAGCCTTGGTTCCCGGTAGTAAGCTGGTGGATGCGCCACCACATGGTCAAACTGTCCAAGATGTGCTGGAAATTGCCAAAGACTACGAACTGGTTATCATGCACACCAGTACACCCTCACTGGCGAATGATGTCAAGTGTGCTGAAGCTATCAAGGCGCAAAATCCCGATTTGCAAATTGGCTTTGTTGGGGCGCATGTGGCAGTATTACCAGAGGACACACTGCGGGATAACCCAGTCATTGATTTTGTGTGTCGTAATGAATTTGATTATACCTGTAAGGAACTAGCAGAAGGCAAACCTTGGGAAGAAATCAAGGGTTTGAGCTACCGTGACCAGAATGCTCATGTGCGCCATAATGAAGAGCGTCCATTGATCCATGACTGGGATGCTATGCCCAGCGTACTCCCAACTTATGCCCGTGACCTAGATATCAGCAAATATTTCATCGGCTACCTACTACATCCGTACATTTCCTTTTACACTGGGCGCGGTTGTCCCGCAAAATGCACCTTCTGTCTATGGCCGCAAACCATTGGTGGACACCTCTATCGCCATAAAACTCCCGAAGCTGTGGGACGGGAAATGGAAGAAGCCAAAGCCATTTTCGGCGACAAGGTGCGGGAATATATGTTTGATGACGATACCTTTACAATAGATAAACATCGGGCGATCGCCATTAGCGAACATATGAAGCGGTTAAAACTCACGTGGAGTTGTAACGCCCGTGCCAATTTAGATTATGATACCCTCAAAACCCTGCGCGACAACGGTCTGAGATTGCTGCTGGTTGGTTTTGAATCTGGGAATCAAGATATTCTCAACCGCATCAAAAAAGGTATCAAGCTAGAAGTGGCGCGGGAATTTATGAAAAATTGCCATAAACTCGGCATCACTGTACATGGTACCTTTATCATTGGGTTGCCTGTAGAAAACCAGGAAACCGTAGAAGAAACCATCCGCTTCGCGTGCGAACTCAGCCCCCATACAATTCAAGTTTCCATTGCTGCGCCTTATCCAGGTACAGAATTATATGAACAAGCTAAGGAAAACGGCTGGTTTACCAACCAAGCTTTAGTAGCAAATTCCGGTATTCAAACCTCAACATTGCAATATCCCTCACTTTCGAGTGCCGAAATTGAGGATGCAGTTGAGCGGATGTATCGTAAATTCTACTTTCGTCCCAAAGCGATTATACCAATTGTTCGGGAAATGTTGACAGATAGACAAATGTTAGTCCGTCGTCTGCGCGAGGGTGGTGAGTTCTTCTCTTATTTGAAAGAACGTCGCACTCAGTCTGTAGCTAATGCAAAATCTAGTCAAACAGCAGTCGTCTGA
- the hpnK gene encoding hopanoid biosynthesis-associated protein HpnK yields the protein MPNLQRRRFAIINGDDFGFSAGVNQAIITAHEQGVLTSTSLMVTGDAAQEAIAWARSHPNLAVGLHLVLVCGRSVLPPSQIPHLVDTSGNFADSPLVAGLRYQFQPAAREELRQEIRAQLQKFRDSGLTLSHVDGHLHLHAHPVILRILVELAPEFDIRVIRLPSEELGMTLKLDRRDLLTKLVWSAVFGGLRRYGEGLLKSHDIRFADRVYGLLQTSNISEEYLLGLIPQIQADLVEIYAHPAVINPGEPLNGPPASGEVELGALLSGRVREVLNVHGFELTNYAKLAR from the coding sequence ATGCCCAATCTCCAACGTCGCCGCTTCGCTATTATTAATGGTGATGATTTCGGCTTTTCTGCTGGTGTGAATCAAGCAATTATCACAGCACATGAGCAAGGTGTGCTGACTAGCACCAGTCTGATGGTAACAGGAGATGCCGCTCAAGAAGCGATCGCCTGGGCGCGTTCTCACCCAAATTTAGCTGTAGGTTTACATCTGGTGCTGGTTTGTGGTCGGTCTGTTTTACCACCCAGCCAAATTCCCCATTTAGTTGATACATCTGGCAATTTTGCCGACAGTCCCCTGGTTGCTGGGTTGCGTTACCAATTCCAACCCGCCGCCCGTGAGGAATTGCGCCAAGAAATCCGCGCTCAGTTGCAAAAATTCCGTGACTCTGGGCTGACGCTTTCTCATGTTGATGGGCATTTACATTTACATGCTCATCCTGTAATATTACGCATTTTAGTAGAGTTAGCGCCGGAGTTTGATATTCGCGTCATCAGACTACCATCGGAAGAATTGGGGATGACTCTCAAACTTGACCGCAGGGACTTACTGACTAAGTTAGTTTGGTCTGCTGTCTTTGGTGGACTGCGGCGTTATGGTGAAGGGTTGCTGAAATCTCATGATATTCGTTTTGCTGACCGGGTATACGGCTTGTTGCAAACTAGTAATATAAGTGAGGAATATTTGCTGGGTTTGATTCCGCAAATTCAAGCAGATTTAGTAGAGATTTATGCCCATCCAGCAGTTATCAATCCTGGGGAACCGTTGAATGGACCGCCAGCATCTGGGGAAGTGGAACTAGGGGCGCTGTTGAGTGGGCGAGTACGTGAGGTGTTGAATGTTCATGGGTTTGAGTTGACAAATTATGCCAAATTAGCGCGTTGA
- a CDS encoding tetratricopeptide repeat protein: MPYKGAVNFVGREDKLNLIHQKMLQSGKVAISAVAGMGGVGKTELATQYALRHEPDYPGGICWLNVRESDLAASIVQFYLFYIGQEIPKELGGKLLNPQEQARWCWQHWQPSEGLVLVILDDVTILENLGDLLPTANRFRVLITTRLRNLNPNFVEEIPLDVLSPADALKLLTVFVGEQRIQREQTRAEELCQWLGYLPLGLELVGQYLAEDPDLTLAEMLQRLKAQQLEDEALERRQLGVKAAFELSWRELNEKTQLVGALLSLFAPGVIPWQLVESTSELLNWAKGDVTEAKKQLYKRHLIQRLEDKNACYQIHSLIRQFLIGKLAQLPLIVGDEGLGVEIKQAFAAAIVKKAEEIPATPTREVIESVQDTIPHLQEVAQNLIDVVKDEDLIWVFVGLGRFYEGQGLYGLAEPWYEQCLSAVKARLGEEHPHVAASLNNLAELYRSQGNYTAAEPLYLQALAMYKRLLGEEHPDVATSLNNLALLYDSQGNYTAAEPLYQQALAMRKRLLGEEHPDVATSLNNLASLYDSQGNYTAAEPLYQQALAMYKRLLGEEHPHVAASLNNLAELYRSQGNYTAAEPLYQQALAMYKRLLGEEHPHVAQSLNNLALLYYSQGNYTAAEPLLQQALAMRKRLLGEEHPDVAQSLNNLASLYDSQGNYTAAKPLLQQALAMYKRLLGEEHPLVATSLNNLAELYRSQGNYTAAEPLYLQALAMRKRLLGEEHPHVATSLNNLALLYYSQGNYTAAEPLLQQALAILEQKLGVNHPHTVTCRQNLAILRSQMKDSKDNNISLLGDLAQGVLRKLSEWFNR, translated from the coding sequence ATTCCTTACAAAGGCGCCGTCAATTTTGTCGGGCGAGAAGATAAACTTAACCTCATCCATCAGAAAATGCTGCAGTCGGGTAAAGTAGCAATTTCGGCGGTGGCTGGGATGGGTGGTGTCGGTAAAACAGAACTAGCAACCCAGTATGCACTTAGACATGAACCTGATTATCCTGGGGGTATCTGCTGGCTGAATGTGAGAGAATCGGACTTAGCAGCTAGCATTGTGCAATTTTATCTGTTTTATATCGGTCAAGAAATCCCAAAAGAATTAGGCGGAAAACTGCTGAACCCCCAAGAACAAGCGCGGTGGTGTTGGCAACATTGGCAACCATCCGAGGGTTTGGTGTTGGTAATATTAGATGATGTCACGATTTTAGAAAACCTGGGAGATTTACTACCAACAGCCAACCGCTTTCGGGTACTCATCACCACCCGCTTACGCAACCTCAACCCCAATTTTGTTGAGGAAATTCCCTTAGATGTGCTGTCACCAGCAGATGCTTTAAAATTGCTGACAGTTTTTGTCGGTGAACAGCGGATACAACGAGAACAGACAAGGGCTGAAGAATTATGTCAATGGCTGGGATATTTACCCTTGGGGTTGGAATTAGTCGGACAGTATTTAGCGGAAGATCCAGATTTAACCTTAGCAGAAATGCTGCAAAGGCTGAAAGCACAACAGCTAGAGGATGAAGCACTGGAACGCAGACAGCTAGGAGTAAAAGCCGCCTTTGAATTAAGCTGGCGAGAACTCAATGAAAAAACCCAGCTTGTCGGTGCGTTGTTGAGTTTATTTGCCCCTGGTGTCATTCCTTGGCAATTGGTAGAATCTACCAGTGAGTTGTTGAATTGGGCAAAGGGGGATGTCACAGAAGCCAAAAAGCAACTCTACAAACGTCATCTTATTCAAAGATTAGAAGATAAAAACGCTTGCTATCAAATTCATTCGTTAATTCGGCAATTTCTTATAGGGAAATTAGCACAACTTCCCCTTATTGTTGGCGATGAAGGGTTAGGGGTAGAGATTAAACAAGCTTTTGCCGCAGCTATAGTAAAAAAAGCAGAAGAAATTCCTGCAACTCCCACCCGTGAAGTTATCGAGTCAGTGCAAGATACTATTCCCCATCTCCAAGAAGTAGCCCAAAATTTAATTGATGTTGTCAAGGATGAAGATTTAATTTGGGTGTTTGTTGGCTTGGGTAGATTTTATGAAGGACAGGGTTTGTATGGGTTAGCAGAACCTTGGTATGAACAGTGTTTATCAGCAGTCAAAGCCCGTTTGGGAGAAGAACATCCCCACGTCGCCGCTAGCCTCAACAACTTGGCTGAACTCTACCGTTCCCAAGGAAATTACACAGCAGCCGAACCCTTGTATCTGCAAGCTTTGGCGATGTATAAACGCCTGCTGGGAGAAGAACATCCCGACGTCGCCACTAGCCTCAACAACTTGGCTTTACTCTACGATTCCCAAGGAAATTACACTGCAGCCGAACCCTTGTATCAGCAAGCTTTGGCGATGAGAAAACGCCTGCTGGGAGAAGAACATCCCGACGTCGCCACTAGCCTCAACAACTTGGCTTCCCTCTATGATTCCCAAGGAAATTACACAGCAGCCGAACCCTTATATCAGCAAGCTTTGGCGATGTATAAACGCCTGCTGGGAGAAGAACATCCCCACGTCGCCGCTAGCCTCAACAACTTGGCTGAACTCTACCGTTCCCAAGGAAATTACACAGCAGCCGAACCCTTATATCAGCAAGCTTTGGCGATGTATAAACGCCTGCTGGGAGAAGAACATCCCCACGTCGCCCAAAGCCTCAACAACTTGGCTTTACTCTACTATTCCCAAGGAAATTACACTGCAGCCGAACCCTTGTTACAGCAAGCTTTGGCGATGAGAAAACGCCTGCTGGGAGAAGAACATCCCGACGTCGCCCAAAGCCTCAACAACTTGGCTTCCCTCTACGATTCCCAAGGAAATTACACAGCAGCCAAACCCTTGTTACAGCAAGCTTTGGCGATGTATAAACGCCTGCTGGGAGAAGAACATCCCCTCGTCGCCACTAGCCTCAACAACTTGGCTGAACTCTACCGTTCCCAAGGAAATTACACAGCAGCCGAACCCTTGTATCTGCAAGCTTTGGCGATGAGAAAACGCCTGCTGGGAGAAGAACATCCCCACGTCGCCACTAGCCTCAACAACTTGGCTTTACTCTACTATTCCCAAGGAAATTACACAGCAGCCGAACCCTTGTTACAGCAAGCTTTGGCAATTTTAGAGCAAAAATTAGGTGTCAATCATCCTCACACAGTTACCTGTCGCCAAAATCTGGCAATTCTTCGCTCCCAGATGAAAGACAGCAAGGATAATAACATATCACTCTTAGGCGATTTGGCGCAGGGAGTTCTGAGAAAGCTGAGTGAGTGGTTTAATCGTTAG
- a CDS encoding EndoU domain-containing protein produces the protein MFHLPSKKTISRFVKNLNRLVCLTLVTGLLVLSALPSPVWAQTAYTGTFKLTKSCNATTSISGKNPVPLTVDETYAAIGLNKETDPTHAYIKFPGFGERWVDLSCGELSSGKISTNDKTSDTTASNPPTQSKSKFLPFFDNVNNPIKVAVGGRQDLTPPPPKLNNFDIAINQLCGNVGTVVSPIQFQLLLKKFPDVLANIKQDVRGSIVAGRTSDTQFLKDLADIWFNTQGFDHIFCGEPEGNKIGGLHFFGRYLDLQNRGLAGRLPNFDNKAEVVPGVIYTLGVVMQDGNKQVKSPIKGYGYTLNAEDTLRIVTKAYKNNPISEGKAACLLNVTDDGKIFTNVFVAKNGGIRTFYPDATPDLNGTDKCKG, from the coding sequence ATGTTTCACCTTCCGAGCAAAAAAACAATTTCCCGCTTTGTTAAGAACTTAAATCGTCTAGTTTGCTTAACTTTGGTCACGGGGTTGTTAGTTCTCAGTGCTTTACCTAGTCCTGTTTGGGCGCAAACAGCATACACCGGTACATTCAAGCTGACCAAATCCTGTAACGCTACGACCTCCATCAGCGGTAAAAATCCTGTCCCTCTGACTGTTGACGAAACCTACGCAGCGATTGGTTTAAACAAAGAAACAGATCCAACCCATGCTTACATCAAATTTCCTGGTTTTGGTGAGCGTTGGGTTGATTTGAGTTGTGGCGAACTCAGCAGTGGTAAAATTTCCACTAATGATAAAACATCTGATACAACAGCTTCAAATCCCCCAACTCAGTCTAAGTCCAAATTCCTGCCTTTCTTTGACAATGTTAACAATCCCATCAAGGTTGCTGTTGGTGGTAGACAAGACTTGACTCCTCCTCCTCCTAAGTTAAACAACTTTGATATAGCAATCAATCAACTCTGCGGTAATGTCGGTACCGTAGTTAGTCCGATTCAGTTTCAACTTTTGCTGAAAAAATTTCCCGATGTTCTAGCCAATATTAAACAAGATGTTCGCGGTTCTATAGTAGCCGGACGGACTTCTGATACTCAGTTTCTCAAAGATTTGGCCGATATTTGGTTTAACACCCAAGGCTTTGATCACATCTTCTGCGGTGAACCAGAAGGAAATAAAATCGGTGGATTACATTTTTTTGGACGCTACTTAGATTTGCAAAACAGAGGTTTAGCTGGACGTTTACCCAATTTTGACAATAAAGCAGAGGTTGTTCCTGGTGTTATTTATACCTTGGGTGTAGTGATGCAGGACGGTAATAAGCAAGTCAAATCTCCCATTAAAGGATATGGCTACACCCTGAATGCGGAAGACACTTTAAGAATAGTCACAAAAGCGTACAAAAACAATCCCATATCCGAGGGAAAAGCCGCCTGTCTTTTGAATGTTACTGATGACGGGAAAATTTTTACTAACGTTTTCGTCGCTAAAAATGGCGGGATTCGTACCTTTTATCCCGATGCTACCCCTGATTTGAATGGGACAGATAAATGTAAGGGATAG
- a CDS encoding DUF2237 domain-containing protein has protein sequence MTEAKNVLGTNLEICCTSPLTGFYRDGFCSTGGQDFGMHVVCAQMTPAFLEFTKSQGNDLSTPVPQFNFPGLQPGDCWCLCAARWQEAFEAGVAPPVVLAATHARALEVCNLEDLKKHALTVS, from the coding sequence ATGACAGAGGCTAAAAACGTACTCGGTACAAATTTAGAAATTTGCTGTACTTCTCCCCTAACTGGATTTTACCGCGACGGGTTTTGTAGTACCGGTGGTCAAGATTTTGGGATGCACGTTGTTTGCGCCCAAATGACACCAGCATTTTTGGAATTTACTAAATCTCAAGGAAACGACCTGAGTACACCCGTTCCCCAATTTAATTTTCCTGGTTTACAGCCTGGAGATTGTTGGTGTTTATGTGCGGCGCGTTGGCAAGAAGCTTTTGAGGCTGGGGTTGCACCACCAGTTGTGCTTGCAGCGACCCATGCTAGAGCCTTGGAGGTCTGTAATTTAGAGGATTTGAAAAAACACGCTCTCACTGTCTCTTAG
- a CDS encoding cyclic peptide export ABC transporter, which yields MNLIYFLLRSSWGMVAIAIVTGFLSGGSSAGLIALISAAANSGKNSPLTSIAWGFLGLVIVALITSITSQVMLIRLSQNAVLQLRMRLSRQILASQLSHLEQLGNPRLLATLTEDVQAVANAVYIIPFLCIDLAMVLGCLVYITWLSWLVFLSVVVLMLVGIGSCQWLLNRGEKLLALARDDQDVLFKHLGTITAGVKELKLNYQRRQIFLTKNLQSTANRFRHHNVEGLTLFATTTSWGKLLFFFAIGFLLFALPKLLTISPQTLSGFILTFTYLMLPMDNIVNNLPQISKANVALQKIESLGLSLANRAEVSTVPPAVKSNWQRLKFQGVTHNYYRETEESGFILGPIDLTIFPQELLFIVGGNGSGKSTLAKLITGLYVPEAGEIYLDDELITEQNREWYRQHFAVVFSDFYLFDELLGLENKNLDIQAREYLKLLQLDHKVKVENGQLSTTALSQGQRKRLALLTAYLEDRPIYLFDEWAADQDPIFKEIFYTQLLPELQNRGKTVLVISHDDRYFHLADRIIKLDYGKIEYSKQYQGIADDRG from the coding sequence ATGAATCTGATATACTTTCTTTTACGTTCTTCTTGGGGGATGGTGGCGATCGCGATTGTCACCGGCTTCCTGAGTGGTGGTAGTAGTGCTGGACTGATTGCTTTAATTAGTGCGGCTGCAAATAGCGGTAAAAATTCACCCCTCACATCTATTGCTTGGGGTTTTTTGGGCTTAGTAATAGTGGCACTCATTACTAGTATCACGTCCCAAGTGATGCTAATTCGTCTTTCTCAAAATGCCGTTTTGCAATTACGAATGCGCTTGAGTCGCCAAATTTTAGCTTCCCAGTTGAGTCATCTGGAACAGTTAGGAAATCCTCGACTATTAGCAACCTTAACTGAGGATGTACAAGCAGTAGCCAATGCAGTATATATCATTCCTTTTCTCTGCATTGATTTGGCGATGGTTTTGGGTTGTTTGGTGTATATCACTTGGCTATCTTGGCTAGTATTTCTGTCGGTAGTGGTTTTAATGTTGGTAGGGATAGGTAGCTGTCAATGGCTGTTAAATAGAGGAGAGAAATTACTCGCCCTTGCTCGTGATGATCAAGATGTGTTATTTAAACATTTGGGCACTATCACCGCTGGCGTTAAGGAACTCAAACTTAACTATCAACGCCGGCAAATTTTTCTCACAAAAAACCTCCAATCAACAGCAAACAGATTCCGTCATCACAATGTTGAAGGACTAACCCTGTTTGCGACGACTACTAGCTGGGGTAAACTGCTGTTTTTCTTCGCCATTGGTTTTTTACTCTTCGCGTTACCTAAATTACTCACCATCAGTCCCCAAACCCTCTCTGGCTTCATCTTAACTTTTACATATTTAATGTTGCCGATGGATAATATCGTCAACAATTTACCACAAATTAGTAAAGCTAATGTCGCCTTACAAAAAATAGAGTCTTTGGGTTTATCTTTAGCAAATCGCGCTGAAGTATCAACAGTGCCACCTGCTGTTAAATCTAATTGGCAAAGGTTAAAATTTCAAGGCGTGACTCACAATTACTACAGAGAAACAGAAGAAAGCGGCTTTATTCTAGGACCGATAGATTTAACAATATTTCCTCAAGAACTGCTGTTTATTGTCGGCGGAAATGGTAGTGGTAAATCCACCCTAGCCAAACTAATTACTGGACTTTACGTCCCCGAAGCCGGGGAGATTTACTTGGATGATGAGTTAATTACCGAACAAAATCGAGAATGGTATCGTCAGCATTTTGCGGTGGTATTCTCTGACTTTTATTTATTTGACGAACTTTTAGGTTTAGAAAATAAAAATTTAGATATTCAAGCCAGAGAATACCTCAAGCTACTGCAACTAGACCATAAAGTGAAAGTAGAAAATGGGCAACTTTCGACCACAGCGCTTTCTCAAGGACAGCGTAAACGACTAGCTTTGCTGACAGCTTATTTAGAAGACCGACCAATTTATTTATTTGATGAATGGGCTGCAGACCAAGACCCAATATTCAAAGAGATATTCTACACGCAATTGCTACCAGAATTGCAGAATAGAGGAAAAACTGTGCTAGTCATCAGTCATGATGACCGATATTTTCATTTAGCAGACAGGATCATAAAATTAGACTACGGCAAAATTGAATATAGTAAGCAGTATCAAGGAATTGCAGATGACAGAGGCTAA
- the hpnI gene encoding bacteriohopanetetrol glucosamine biosynthesis glycosyltransferase HpnI produces MPIIDIILFILCLAAVFFYSYGIYAAIAFFSHPHPIICEFHPAVTILKPICGLDRDAEHNLASFCQQDYPEYQIIFAVRDRLDPGIEVVEKIIQQFPDVDIQLVVSDRIIGANLKVSNLANAVTAAKHQILLIADSDIRVGPDYLQRVVQPLQDHNVAVVTCLYRSSAQGWVTTLEAIGTATDFPTGVLVSNQMEGIKYAFGSTIVIRKQVLEEIGGFAVIADYLADDFQLGYLPAQAGYKVVLSNYIVDHILATSNLSDAIQRQIRWARCIRVSRPWGYLGLLFTQGVVSSLLLLIATGGSILGWTGLIITWVMRWVMAWVVGVRSLQDPVAKKYLWLIPIRDLIHFGIWCCGFVGSTIQWRGQRLKLIKGGKLVAEGRTQKAEDVQISPL; encoded by the coding sequence ATGCCAATCATTGATATAATACTATTTATACTGTGCCTAGCTGCTGTCTTTTTTTACAGCTATGGGATATACGCGGCGATCGCCTTTTTTAGTCACCCCCATCCTATCATTTGTGAATTTCATCCGGCTGTTACCATCCTCAAACCGATTTGTGGGCTTGATCGTGATGCAGAACACAATCTCGCTTCATTTTGTCAGCAAGATTATCCAGAATACCAGATTATCTTTGCCGTGCGCGATCGCCTTGACCCTGGTATTGAAGTTGTCGAGAAAATTATCCAGCAGTTCCCCGATGTAGATATTCAGTTAGTCGTGAGCGATCGCATCATTGGCGCTAACCTAAAAGTGAGTAATCTAGCCAATGCTGTCACTGCTGCTAAACATCAAATTTTACTGATCGCCGATAGTGATATCCGCGTTGGTCCAGACTATTTGCAACGAGTTGTCCAACCTTTGCAAGATCACAATGTGGCGGTTGTTACCTGTTTATATCGTTCCTCAGCACAAGGCTGGGTGACAACCTTAGAAGCCATAGGAACAGCTACCGATTTCCCTACAGGGGTTTTAGTCAGCAATCAGATGGAAGGTATAAAATATGCCTTTGGTTCCACGATTGTCATCCGCAAACAAGTATTAGAAGAGATTGGTGGATTTGCGGTAATTGCCGATTATTTAGCAGACGACTTCCAACTTGGCTACTTACCAGCCCAAGCAGGTTACAAAGTGGTGCTATCTAATTATATAGTTGACCATATCTTAGCTACCAGCAACTTATCTGACGCCATCCAACGCCAGATTCGTTGGGCGCGTTGTATCCGCGTTTCCCGTCCTTGGGGTTATTTGGGACTTCTGTTTACCCAGGGAGTTGTTAGCAGCTTGCTGTTGTTGATTGCTACGGGAGGCTCAATATTAGGCTGGACTGGCTTGATTATCACTTGGGTGATGCGGTGGGTAATGGCTTGGGTAGTTGGGGTGAGAAGTTTACAAGACCCAGTGGCGAAAAAGTATTTGTGGCTGATTCCCATACGAGATTTGATTCACTTTGGTATTTGGTGCTGTGGCTTTGTCGGAAGCACCATTCAATGGCGGGGACAGCGACTTAAGTTAATTAAAGGCGGTAAACTAGTGGCAGAAGGTAGAACACAGAAGGCAGAAGATGTCCAAATCTCACCTTTATGA